A stretch of Phragmites australis chromosome 12, lpPhrAust1.1, whole genome shotgun sequence DNA encodes these proteins:
- the LOC133887363 gene encoding uncharacterized protein LOC133887363 has product MGSAHSSHSSVSTAGGEDEEDEEPSAATAVSSSGPPAPPPALAPAPVRVPPASASKVLKQEPEVLPCRAADSPLSPQPSAAGTPRLLGAPGIKVWDPCHVLLPPPSPQQQGRATEAAAVEIVVVSHGECAAAMRPDLVGGRWPAASLTARGERQARALAVFLHSRGARLAAAYASPLDRARATAALVCRELDFPEEQIQLSDALTEMSQGQWEGCPKSEIYTPEMVNLMESTQPDFSAPSGESLRQVQFRMMEFLNRTVLRLPEKVAMGDTLSQQNEPKGFSRQSSTNSVQDGPPWDVLYRLNRHSLQRKKSGKSRLQFVTSVDNEPDDDFSPKDINQRHLLHEVSLGSSVTSIAIFSHATPIRCLIAGLLDCNPMMSQRICIDDSSVTVLEHSLRTGWQIKRLNDTAHLRLL; this is encoded by the exons ATGGGCTCCGCGCACTCCTCCCACTCCTCCGTCTCCACCGCCGGCGGCGAAGACGAGGAAGACGAGGAGCCCTCCGCTGCCACCGCCGTATCCTCCTCGGGCCCACCCGCGCCACCGCCTGccctggcgccggcgccggtgcgCGTGCCACCGGCGTCCGCGTCCAAGGTGCTGAAGCAGGAGCCAGAGGTGCTCCCATGCCGCGCCGCGGACTCCCCGCTCTCGCCGCAGCCCTCGGCCGCCGGGACCCCGCGCCTGCTTGGGGCCCCTGGCATCAAGGTCTGGGACCCCTGCCACGTCCTCCttccgccgccgtcgcctcaGCAGCAGGGGAGGGCAACCGAGGCCGCCGCAGTGGAGATCGTGGTGGTCAGCCACGGGGAGTGCGCAGCCGCGATGCGCCCGGACCTCGTCGGCGGGCGGTGGCCCGCGGCGTCGCTCACGGCGCGCGGGGAGCGCCAGGCGCGTGCGCTCGCCGTGTTCCTGCACTCCCGCGGCGCTCGGCTAGCCGCGGCGTACGCGTCCCCGCTCGACCGCGCTCGTGCCACCGCCGCACTGGTCTGCCGG GAACTTGATTTCCCGGAGGAGCAGATCCAACTATCAGATGCTTTGACTGAGATGAGTCAAGGTCAGTGGGAGGGCTGCCCAAAATCAGAAATTTATACTCCGGAAATGGTCAATCTGATGGAAAGCACCCAACCTGATTTCTCAGCACCATCTGGGGAGTCACTCAGGCAGGTACAGTTTCGGATGATGGAATTCCTCAACCGGACAGTCCTAAGGCTACCAGAAAAGGTGGCAATGGGGGACACACTATCACAACAAAATGAGCCAAAGGGGTTCTCTCGGCAGAGCTCCACCAATTCTGTCCAAGATGGCCCTCCTTGGGATGTGCTTTACAGGCTCAATCGACATAGCCTCCAAAGAAAGAAATCAGGGAAAAGTCGGCTCCAATTTGTCACTTCTGTGGACAATGAACCCGATGATGACTTCTCCCCTAAAGATATAAACCAGAGGCATCTCCTTCATGAAGTCAGTCTTGGGAGCTCGGTAACCTCCATTGCGATTTTCAGCCATGCGACCCCCATTCGATGTCTCATTGCAGGCCTGCTGGACTGTAATCCCATGATGTCGCAGAGAATATGTATAGATGATTCCTCCGTTACGGTTCTTGAGCATTCATTGAGAACAGGGTGGCAAATAAAAAGGCTGAATGATACTGCACATCTCAGGCTTCTCTAG